The Candidatus Kaelpia aquatica sequence GATGTTATTGGGCTTCATAAGGTAGCTAAAGAATAGCATCAACGCAGTTAATCTAATTTAGTAAACCAGTATGCTTCTTAATTCCAAGAAGCTAAATAAAGGCTCTCTGTGCTCCCAATGTTTAAGTCCAATAATTCTCTGCTTTATCAAAGAAGGTTTTTTATATCTATTTAATGTTTTAATAATTATAATGCTGAGCTTGCCAGTATTAGTGTTAAAATAAATATCAAAGAAGAATTGTGCTTAGAAGGAGTATTTAGATATGAAAATGGGAATCATCGGCTTACCTCAAACAGGAAAGAAGACCATATTCAAACTGTTGACAGAATATAAATTTTCTGAGAAAGATTTAACAGTCAATAAGGTTATAAAGAGTTTTGCTCAGATAAAAGACCCAAGGTTCGACTTTTTGTCTAATCTATATGAGCCTAAAAAGCAGGCGAGGGCAAAGATTGATATTGAATTACTGCCTAAGATAGATCCAGATTCTATTAGAGAGGGCAGTATATTTGAAAATATTTCCGATTTTGATGCCATCTGCCATGTAGTCAGAGCTTTTAAAGACGACTCTGTTTATCATATAGATGGTTCAGTGGATCCAAGACGTGATATTGAGAATATCAACTCTGAGTTAGTGCTGCATGACCTTCTCTTTATTGAAAAAAGAATTGAGCGTATTGATGATGCTATAAAGAGAGTTAAAGATGAGAAAGCATTAAAGGAGAGAGAACTCTTACTAAAACTTAAAGACCATTTAGATAAAGAGCTCCCTCTGCGGCTGCTTGATTTGACTGAACAAGAGTTAGGTCTAATTTTAAGCTATCCGTTTAGTACATTGAAAAAGATGATAGTTGTTCTAAATATCTCTGAAGATAATCTTAGCGATGAGTCTAATATCGAGAAGCTACAGCAGGATTATGAATCTCTGGAGATTGATATTATGCAGGTATCTGCTAGAGTTGAGTCTGAGATTATCGGCCTAGACTCTGAAGCTGAAAGAGTAGAGTTTCTAGGGGCTCTTGGAGTTAAAGAGTTGGCGGTGGACTCTCTCACTAGGCTATCCATAAAGGCATTGAATTTAATATCATTCTTTACTGTCGGCTCTGATGAGGTTCGGCAGTGGTTATTGCGCAAAGGGTCAACAGCTCCTCAAGCAGCAGGTGTGATACATAGTGATCTAGAGAAAGGCTTTATCCGCGCTGAAGTAATGAGATACGATGATCTATGTTCTTTAGGTGATGAATCAAGACTCAGACAAGAAGGTAAGATCTATCTAAAAGGAAAAGATTATATCATTGAAGACGGTGATATAGTAAATATAAGATTCAATATCTAGATATTGAATCTTTCTTCAATAATGCTCCTGTCTGCTGTAGGAGTCTATTCTTTAAACTTTGATTCTTTGAGCAGTTGATAATATTCACTATCCGTTGTTAACAGCAGTATAGTGTTTTCGTCTATAGTGTTCTTGTATGTATCTAATGTCTTAATGAAGGCATAGAACTCTGGATCTTCCTCGTAAGCCTGAGCATAGATCTTTGTTGATTCAGCATCAGCCTGACCTTTGATCTTCTGTGCTGTGCGGTAGGCTTCAGAGCTTATTCTCTTAAGTTCTTTCTCCATCAATCCTTCGATCTCTGCGCGTCGGCCTCGTCCTTCAGAGCGATACTGTTCAGCGGCACGCTTTCTCTCTGCAATCATTCTGTCATAGACTTTCTTTCTGACTTCACTTACATAGTCTACACGTTTGATACGTAGATCTATAAGTTCGATACCATATTGAACGACTATAATCTTTGCCTTTTGAAATATTATATTTTCCAGTTTTTCACGGCCAAGCTCTATTCTTTCAACAGCCTCCTCGTTCATTACTACGTCTGCATCTTCGCTGAGGCTTTCTAAGATGGTATTGGAATTACGAACCGTCTCTACCAGGGAATGGCTTGTTACAGCATCTCTGGTGGCAGAGTTAATGATATCATCAAGCCTTGCATGGGCAAGCACTTCACTGCCTACTGACTCTAAGAATTTCAAAGGGTTGTCTATTCTCCAACGGGCTGTTGTATCTACCCAGATATATCTCTTATCTTTAGTTGGAATCTGGTTGGCGTCACCATCCCACTCTAAGATTCTCTTTTCAAAGTAGCGCGCCTGCTGAATAAAAGGTTTCTTAAGGTATAGCCCCGCATCTACTATTTCGATTATAGGTCTGCCAAACTGAGTGATTACAACCTGTTTGGTCTCGTCAACAGTATAGATCACTCCGGAGATGAATAATATTATTGTCAAGAGAGTAAGCGAGATAAGTATCTTTGTTATTATCTTTATCATTATTGACCTCCTTCTTTTCTTATATTAAATAGTGGCAGCAGCGACGACTGTTCGGAATCAATTATATATTTCTCTTTTACTTTAGGTAAAATATCTGTCATTGTCTCTAGATATAGCCTCTTTTTGGTGATGAGCGGAGCTTTTTTATATTCTTTAAGCAGCGCAGTGAATCGTTCAGCATCACCTTGAGCGCGGTTTACTTTATCTAGAAGATAGCCCTCGGATTTGCTGATTGTTTTTTCTGCTTCACCCTTTTCTCGGGGTACAACCTTATTGTATGCTTCCCAGGCTTGATTTATGAGGCGTTCTTTTTCCTGCTTTGCTTCATTGACCTCATTAAAAGCTGCTTTTACTTCTTGAGGTGGATTGACATCTAGCAGTTTGACAGTCACAACCTGTATGCCGCTGTTATAATTATCCAGCAGCTTCTGTATCTGAATCTGCGCTAGATGGTTTATAGACTCTCTCTTTATAGTTAGTATTTCATCTACTCTATGGTCTCCGACTAAACGTCTGATAATAATCTCAGAGATATCCTGAACATTGTTTCTTGGATCTCTGGTTGCGAAAAGAAATTTCACCGGGTCTTTTATTTTATATTGTACAATCCATTGTACATCCAGAATATTTAGATCACCTGTAAGCATGATAGATTCATCATTATAGTTTCTCTGAGAGTAGCTTGTCTTTATGCCTGACTGCATTGTTCTAAATCCAAACTCCTCTTTGTATACTCTCTTTACTTTGACTTTCTGGACTCGCTCTATCATAGGAGGAAGCTTAAAGTGTAGCCCTGGAGAAGCAGTTGTAATATACTTACCAAAACGTTGTACGACTCCTACCTCTTCTGGGTTAATAGAATAGATCATACCTTTAAGCATGATTAGTAGAAAGATTCCAGCAGCTATGGGTAACATCGGCAGCGCTGATCTCTTGATATCTTTAAGGCCCTGCTTGCCTTTACCAAAAAGCTCTTCTGGGGTCGTAAAGTCCATATTGACACTCCTTTTTGACGGTTTGGTCTTAATGAAGCATTGTCACCTTCAAGATACGATACCACCAGGAAATATCATTAACAAGGCGATTCTTTAAGCGGCTTAAATTGAACTACTATATAAAACCACACTTAATCTGCTTTATGTGATAGAATAAACTAGTTTTGATAGGGGTTTTCATGATTTTCAATCATAATAAATAAGGAAGGTGAAGAGATGGAAGAGTTTAAAAAATTAGGATTATCAGAGCAGACGATTGAAGTTTTAAAGAGAAAGGGTTTTGAAAAACCTACGCTTATTCAAGAGAAGGTTATCCCTGCTATATTTAACAGTGATAAAGATATAGTTGGACAGGCTCAGACCGGAACCGGAAAGACCGCTGCTTTTGGTTTGCCAATTATTGAACTGCTCAAAGAGAGATCAGGATTTGTTAGTGTTTTAATCCTTACTCCTACAAGAGAGCTGGCTATTCAGGTTGCTGAAGAGCTAAATTCGTTAAAAGGGAAGAGGGATTTAAGTATTGCGCCTATTTATGGAGGTCAATCTATAGATTTACAGCTCAGGCGTCTTAAGAAGGGCGTAGATATAGTTGTTGGCACTCCAGGCAGAGTTATTGATCATATAAAGCGTAAGACTTTAAAGATTGATAAGGTCTCATATTTTGTTTTAGACGAAGCAGATGAGATGTTGAATATGGGATTTATTGATGATGTTAAAGAGATAATGAATAAGATGAGCTCCGGTAAGCGGGTTTTGCTTTTTTCAGCGACTATGCCGAATGAGATATTGCAGATCGCTAAAAAATATATGGCAGGGTATGAAGTCTTAAGGACAGGAGAGGGCCAGCTTACAGTTAGTCAGACCGAGCAAATATATTTTGAAGTATCAGAAGGAGATAAACTTGAGGCGCTATGTAGAATCATAGATGTTGAAGCAGAGTTTTACGGCCTTGTGTTTTGCAGGACAAAGGTCAAGGTGGATATGGTTGCCAGCAAGCTGATGGAGCGTGGGTATGATGCAGATGCTTTGCATGGAGATATGTCTCAACCATTACGGGAGAGGATCCTTAATAAGTTTAAAAAACGTACAGTAACTATTTTAGTGGCAACTGATGTTGCATCAAGAGGTATAGATGTACAGGACCTAACCCATGTTATCAACTACTCTATTCCTCAAGATGCCGAATCATATGTCCATAGAATTGGCCGTACGGGTAGAGCAGGTAAAGAGGGTAACGCTATAACTTTTATCAGTCCTGAGGAGTATAGAAAGTTAAATTTTATTAAAAGAATAGCTCAGACTGATATTCGTAAGCATAAATTGCCGAATATAAAAGATGTTATAGAGACAAAGAAGAACAGGATTAAAGCTCAAGTAGAGAGTGTTGTAACGTCTGGCATTAAAGATGAGTATCTCAATATCTCTAGAGATTTACTCAAAAACAATAGCCCTGAA is a genomic window containing:
- the ychF gene encoding redox-regulated ATPase YchF, with product MKMGIIGLPQTGKKTIFKLLTEYKFSEKDLTVNKVIKSFAQIKDPRFDFLSNLYEPKKQARAKIDIELLPKIDPDSIREGSIFENISDFDAICHVVRAFKDDSVYHIDGSVDPRRDIENINSELVLHDLLFIEKRIERIDDAIKRVKDEKALKERELLLKLKDHLDKELPLRLLDLTEQELGLILSYPFSTLKKMIVVLNISEDNLSDESNIEKLQQDYESLEIDIMQVSARVESEIIGLDSEAERVEFLGALGVKELAVDSLTRLSIKALNLISFFTVGSDEVRQWLLRKGSTAPQAAGVIHSDLEKGFIRAEVMRYDDLCSLGDESRLRQEGKIYLKGKDYIIEDGDIVNIRFNI
- the hflC gene encoding protease modulator HflC; translated protein: MIKIITKILISLTLLTIILFISGVIYTVDETKQVVITQFGRPIIEIVDAGLYLKKPFIQQARYFEKRILEWDGDANQIPTKDKRYIWVDTTARWRIDNPLKFLESVGSEVLAHARLDDIINSATRDAVTSHSLVETVRNSNTILESLSEDADVVMNEEAVERIELGREKLENIIFQKAKIIVVQYGIELIDLRIKRVDYVSEVRKKVYDRMIAERKRAAEQYRSEGRGRRAEIEGLMEKELKRISSEAYRTAQKIKGQADAESTKIYAQAYEEDPEFYAFIKTLDTYKNTIDENTILLLTTDSEYYQLLKESKFKE
- the hflK gene encoding FtsH protease activity modulator HflK, which gives rise to MDFTTPEELFGKGKQGLKDIKRSALPMLPIAAGIFLLIMLKGMIYSINPEEVGVVQRFGKYITTASPGLHFKLPPMIERVQKVKVKRVYKEEFGFRTMQSGIKTSYSQRNYNDESIMLTGDLNILDVQWIVQYKIKDPVKFLFATRDPRNNVQDISEIIIRRLVGDHRVDEILTIKRESINHLAQIQIQKLLDNYNSGIQVVTVKLLDVNPPQEVKAAFNEVNEAKQEKERLINQAWEAYNKVVPREKGEAEKTISKSEGYLLDKVNRAQGDAERFTALLKEYKKAPLITKKRLYLETMTDILPKVKEKYIIDSEQSSLLPLFNIRKEGGQ
- a CDS encoding DEAD/DEAH box helicase, translated to MEEFKKLGLSEQTIEVLKRKGFEKPTLIQEKVIPAIFNSDKDIVGQAQTGTGKTAAFGLPIIELLKERSGFVSVLILTPTRELAIQVAEELNSLKGKRDLSIAPIYGGQSIDLQLRRLKKGVDIVVGTPGRVIDHIKRKTLKIDKVSYFVLDEADEMLNMGFIDDVKEIMNKMSSGKRVLLFSATMPNEILQIAKKYMAGYEVLRTGEGQLTVSQTEQIYFEVSEGDKLEALCRIIDVEAEFYGLVFCRTKVKVDMVASKLMERGYDADALHGDMSQPLRERILNKFKKRTVTILVATDVASRGIDVQDLTHVINYSIPQDAESYVHRIGRTGRAGKEGNAITFISPEEYRKLNFIKRIAQTDIRKHKLPNIKDVIETKKNRIKAQVESVVTSGIKDEYLNISRDLLKNNSPEDLLAALLEVSFKDELDENKYVEIEDAAFVDKKGKTRLFVGRGKQDGFNAKELAKIIKERCNIKDIRIHDIQILDRFSFITLPFNEAEKVLTYFKKGKNKSGMFIEKAQKRKKR